A DNA window from Vagococcus penaei contains the following coding sequences:
- the lgt gene encoding prolipoprotein diacylglyceryl transferase, producing the protein MIAEINPTAFEVFGIGIQWYAIIIVTGIIIAGWLASREAVRVGMKSDDVIDLLLWALPISIIGARAYYVIFEWEYYAQHPSQILAIRNGGLAIYGGLIAGGLVVYFFTQHRFISTWKFLDVATPSVILAQAIGRWGNFMNHEAYGGVTTEGFLHSLHLPKFIIDNMYIDGAYRQPTFLYESSWNLLGFIVIILLRRKPNFFREGEIALTYVIWYSFGRFFIEQMRTDSLFAFGLFRVSAVLSGILFIGAIALLVYRRLKVHPPVYQRTQKVKKD; encoded by the coding sequence ATGATCGCAGAAATTAACCCAACGGCTTTTGAAGTGTTTGGGATTGGTATTCAATGGTACGCGATTATCATTGTTACAGGAATTATTATTGCTGGATGGCTAGCAAGTCGAGAAGCAGTCCGTGTCGGTATGAAATCAGATGATGTGATTGATTTATTGTTATGGGCATTACCAATTTCAATTATTGGCGCGAGAGCTTATTATGTTATCTTCGAATGGGAATATTATGCACAACACCCAAGTCAAATTTTAGCGATTCGTAATGGTGGTCTTGCCATCTATGGTGGTTTAATTGCCGGTGGTCTGGTCGTTTATTTCTTTACTCAGCATCGTTTTATTTCAACTTGGAAGTTTTTAGATGTTGCGACACCAAGTGTTATCTTAGCGCAAGCGATTGGGCGTTGGGGAAATTTTATGAATCATGAGGCTTATGGTGGAGTAACAACAGAGGGTTTTTTACATAGTTTGCATTTACCGAAGTTTATTATTGATAACATGTATATTGATGGAGCTTATCGCCAACCGACTTTTTTATATGAGAGTTCATGGAATTTGCTCGGTTTTATCGTCATCATTTTATTAAGACGCAAACCAAACTTCTTTAGAGAAGGTGAGATTGCTTTAACTTATGTCATTTGGTATTCATTTGGTCGTTTCTTTATTGAACAAATGCGAACAGATAGCTTATTTGCTTTTGGACTATTTCGTGTATCTGCAGTGCTATCGGGTATTTTATTTATTGGTGCGATTGCTTTATTGGTTTATCGTCGTCTTAAAGTTCACCCACCAGTTTATCAACGAACTCAAAAGGTTAAAAAAGACTAA
- a CDS encoding NAD(P)H-dependent glycerol-3-phosphate dehydrogenase → MRQKVAVLGAGSWGTALAMVLVQNGHDVSIWGHHLDQITEINTEHTNKRYLPEIKLPVELKAVPTIAECVAEADAVLFVVPTKAMREVAKQFVEVCDNQPVIIHASKGLEQKTHKRISDVLAEEIPEAMRKDIVVLSGPSHAEEVAVGDVTTITAACENLESAKYVQMLFSNSYFRVYTNQDVIGVEMGAALKNIIALGSGALHGLGYGDNARAAIMTRGLAEISRLGVAMGADPLTFIGLSGVGDLAVTCSSIHSRNFRAGSLLGQGHNLEQVLAEMGMIVEGVYTTKAAYELAKERQVDMPITETIYKVLYENETVDNVIKDIMLRDYKSEQEFEKGLE, encoded by the coding sequence ATGAGACAAAAAGTCGCTGTATTAGGTGCTGGTTCTTGGGGAACAGCTCTAGCAATGGTTTTAGTTCAAAATGGACATGATGTAAGTATTTGGGGGCATCATTTAGACCAAATTACAGAAATAAATACGGAGCATACTAATAAACGCTATTTACCAGAAATTAAATTGCCCGTTGAGTTAAAAGCTGTACCAACGATTGCTGAGTGTGTAGCAGAAGCTGATGCTGTTTTGTTTGTTGTACCGACAAAAGCAATGCGTGAAGTAGCTAAACAATTTGTTGAGGTATGCGACAATCAGCCAGTTATTATTCATGCAAGTAAAGGACTGGAACAAAAAACACACAAACGAATTTCTGATGTTTTAGCTGAAGAAATTCCAGAGGCTATGCGAAAAGATATTGTGGTTTTATCTGGGCCAAGTCATGCTGAAGAAGTCGCAGTTGGTGATGTGACAACTATTACAGCAGCGTGTGAGAATTTAGAAAGTGCAAAATACGTTCAAATGCTGTTTTCTAACAGTTATTTTAGAGTTTACACTAACCAAGATGTTATCGGTGTTGAAATGGGCGCTGCGCTAAAAAATATTATCGCTTTAGGTTCAGGAGCGCTTCATGGACTTGGTTATGGAGATAATGCACGTGCAGCCATTATGACACGAGGATTAGCTGAAATTAGTCGATTAGGGGTTGCTATGGGTGCAGACCCGTTAACTTTTATTGGTTTAAGTGGTGTCGGTGATTTAGCCGTTACTTGCTCAAGTATTCATTCACGTAACTTTAGAGCGGGTTCATTATTGGGGCAAGGTCATAATTTAGAACAAGTTTTAGCGGAAATGGGCATGATTGTTGAAGGAGTTTACACAACAAAAGCTGCGTACGAATTAGCTAAGGAACGTCAGGTCGACATGCCAATTACAGAAACTATTTATAAAGTCTTATATGAGAATGAAACTGTTGACAATGTCATTAAAGATATTATGTTACGGGACTATAAATCTGAGCAAGAATTTGAGAAGGGACTTGAGTGA
- the hprK gene encoding HPr(Ser) kinase/phosphatase: MTVVSIKDIVNQLQLNVYSGENFLDNTVDSSEISRPGLELTGYFNYYPHDRIQLLGRKEVTFIEKMTDEEKQIIFKSLCKGNVPCFVIARGYKPPKELVDIATSQKIPILDSTISTSRLSGMMSNFLEDQLAERTSIHGVLVEVYGLGVLIQGSSGIGKSETGLELIKKGHRLIADDRVDIYQQDDQTVVGEAPKILEHLMEIRGVGIIDVMNLFGVSSVRHHTQISLVVNLMEWTQDNNFDRLGSAPESILLANVPVPKINIPVSTGRNVAIIIEVAAMNFRARTLGYDATKKFEDNLAQLIEFNSDKSAQDKGGHS, encoded by the coding sequence ATGACAGTGGTAAGTATTAAAGATATTGTTAATCAACTGCAATTAAACGTCTATTCAGGAGAAAACTTTTTAGATAATACAGTTGACTCAAGCGAAATTTCAAGACCTGGATTAGAGTTAACTGGTTACTTTAACTATTATCCACATGACCGTATTCAATTACTTGGTCGTAAAGAAGTAACGTTTATTGAAAAAATGACAGATGAAGAAAAACAAATTATATTTAAGAGTTTATGCAAGGGAAATGTTCCGTGTTTTGTTATAGCAAGAGGCTATAAACCACCCAAAGAGTTAGTCGATATAGCAACAAGCCAAAAAATTCCAATTTTAGATTCGACTATTTCAACGTCACGTTTATCTGGAATGATGTCTAACTTCTTAGAAGACCAACTTGCAGAGCGGACATCAATCCACGGTGTGTTGGTTGAGGTATACGGATTGGGTGTTTTAATTCAAGGGTCTAGTGGTATTGGTAAAAGCGAAACCGGTTTGGAACTAATTAAAAAAGGGCATCGTTTGATTGCGGATGACCGTGTTGATATTTACCAACAAGATGATCAAACAGTTGTTGGTGAAGCACCTAAGATTTTAGAACATTTGATGGAAATCCGTGGTGTTGGGATTATTGACGTCATGAATTTATTTGGTGTAAGTTCGGTTCGTCATCATACGCAAATTTCTCTGGTAGTCAACTTGATGGAATGGACGCAGGATAATAATTTTGATCGTCTTGGTAGTGCACCAGAATCAATTTTACTTGCTAATGTCCCAGTCCCTAAAATTAATATTCCGGTCTCAACTGGGCGTAATGTTGCTATTATTATTGAAGTGGCAGCAATGAATTTTAGAGCACGGACGCTAGGCTATGACGCAACGAAGAAATTTGAAGATAATTTGGCACAATTAATTGAATTTAATTCGGATAAATCTGCCCAAGACAAGGGAGGTCATTCGTAA